ACTCCTATAAAGTTTAACATTCTGCCTCCATCTTCTCCGGTGATTGCAGGAAGTAGCTGTAAAGCATAGTTTGTATCACTTTGAGATTAGCTGTCATAAAGGTTCcaaattcctttttctgcattttgaaCAAAGCTGCCTTGGTCAAGTGAAGGTGAAGCCAAGAGAGATCCTTGTTTTACTACATGGAAGAGacaggaggtgctgggagaGGGATGCAGAGTTGATTGGCAGTTTTATTTGATTTCACAATGTTTTAGTTAATTTTTACATTTCATCTCCAGCCATCAGAGGTTGTAAAAACAATCCTGCTGTTCCTAGAATACATACCAGGATGAAAACCCATAGAAAAATACGATCAATTACCATGGCAACATATTTCCAATCATCCtgaatctgaaaagaaaaaaaagaatagcaAGTTGGCATGTTTATTAGGTGAATAAGTTGCATTAGCAGTAATACCATTTCATATAAGAAGCACAGTTTTTTCTGTACTTAGATATCCTGACAAATTCATCTTGAAGAAGCTTTATTTGAATATGCTCTTTGGAGCAAAGCCAAAAGCTGCTGCTTCAAATCCAAAAGGTTTTTCACCAAGACACTGGACTTGAGGAGACACAGCTTCTCTATTCCAAAAATGAAAGTGTAAAGCTTTACATTCTTAGATGAACAGGTTTGTCCAGAAAATGTTACTGAAACAGACTGTTCCTACTGCCCTTTAGGTAGTATGTAAAAAGCAAAGATTAATTGGTATATAATTATTGGGTACTTTGTTATGTAGTACTGGAATTTGACCATTTTCATACATGATGTAAAATGCATCTCTGTACCTTTCATGTAAAGAGGGAACGACGtttcaaaaaaccccagatttttctaattttctttttttacagtgAATTTTATAGCAAGAGTGATAATGAAgtattatatatgttatatattattaGTTACTCAGTGATCATTTTTAGTTACTATTGagattacaatttttttttttgtttgtttgtttttcttcaagaatgataagaaattaatttgttgGTTTTGAAACTTGTTCTTTTTAGCTTAGAACTTGTTTGTTAAGGGAAacttaaaaacccaaaacaacctTTATTTTCTGTACCAACTAAATCTAAACCTAAATAGATTTCTGATTTAAGTATAAACAAAGTGAAGTTAGAATGAAGTGCTATAGTTTGGGGATGTAAAAACTGTGATGGTGTGGCTACTGCTCATAGTATGTTTGAGGAATATGgtagaaaaaaaccttttcattttttttctcctttattgtATTAAGATGCAGCTTTATGAAAGATGCCAGTCCCTGTCTTGCAGCAGTTGCCTCATTTAGCTACAGCACTTTGCAGCAGCAACAGAGTGAGCACCATCATCACTGTGAGGGACATTCACTCTAAATTTCTGTTGTTGATGGTAAGCTGTGGGAGGGAGAATGTAACTTTCTAAAGGCCATAGGGTCAGCAAATTCCACTATTAAGATTATAACTTGGAAAATCCTAACTTAAACTCTCATGGGATGGATGCTTTGGTGTGTTCCCTTTAATGTGCCTCACTCGGTATATATATTGTCAATAAAGAGATCactgtgcagcagagctgcttctcAATTATGTAAGTTCAAAATTGCACATATTTGTAATACAGCTTGTGTAACTTACTTGCAAAGAATAATggtttcttttatcttttttgtctgtttgtttgaGATCTTTTTCTTACCAAACACTCTAATGGCAAAAGGTATCTGCAGTTTGAGTAACAGTAAAATATGTTCTTACCTCTTTTGCTTCATTCtgcattttcatattttctgcaATGTATTTCACACTTTCAATAGCATCTCTCATTTCTGGTGACAGAACTGAAAATGAAAGCATAGGATCTACAGACTCAGAGCTTGAACTTCTAGTGAGATTGCCACTGAAATCCGAGAACTTGGTGCGCTGATActgacagcagctgcaggccaTATCTTGACAAGCAAAGCCATCTTTGCAGCATTTGCTCTCAGAGCCGTTGATGCAATTTAAGTTTGAAAACTCAGAAGTGAATAATGGTTTTGGCTTCTGATTATTCTCTTCATCACTGGCAGGCCTTGTCATGAACATGATCCGGGGAAGTAAGTTCAAGAAAATGGTTCTCACCCACACGGGCATTGTGTGTGTCTTGGGTGTTCTGTAGTGCACATTCAGTACAAATACTGTAATGACAATCGATAGAGTTACAAATATCATGGTGAAAAGGAGGTATTCCCCAATAAGGGGAATTACCAGGGAAGTAGAAGGTATGGTTTCTGTGATAACAAGAAGGAACACTGTTAAAGAGAGAAGCACTGATATGCAGAGTGTCACCTTCTCACCACAGTCTGAGGGCAAATAGAAAACTAATACAGTCAGAAAAGAAATCAGCAGACAGGGAATAATCATATTGATAGTGTAAAATAAAGGTAAACGCCTGATGTAAAGAGAATATGTGATGTCTGGATATATCTCTTCGCAGCAGTTGTATTTGATGTCATGTTTGTACCCAGGAGCTTTAATTATAGCCCATTCTCCACTCTCCCAGTAATCTTTCAGGTTCATTGTCGAGCCAATTAGAACTAAATCAATTTTGGCTTTGTCGTAAGACCAGGAACCAAACTTCATGGTGCAGTTCTGATAATCAAATGGGAAGTAGGTTACATCTATTTTACATGAACTTTTAAATATAGCTGGAGGTATCCAGGTCACATCACCCGTGTATTTTAAAAGGGCCTTTGTCTTGTCATCAACCTGGAAATCCCCAACTGCACTGTAAAGCAagtaaaaatagcaaaaattaGAATTATCTACTCCAGGTAGTTTCATACATTCAGATCATATACATGAACTCTTTAATCTTTTTTGGGAAAGTCAGCTATTACTTGTTTACTTGGAGCTGAATTGCTCATGCAAGACTGACTAAGTGACCATCATAAATTTGCGTGGTTAAACTGAAACAAACAGCTCTATAAACTCACCAGGAGGAGCTGAAAGCAAATATTCTCCCTTATTAATAGCATGGCTTGGTGCAATCAATATTCAAAATGGTAAATAACAGTCTGACTAGATGAGTCTTGTAGGGCCTTTCCAACTGAATTATttaattctattctattctagaTTGATCAAGAACATCAGAACTCAAGGGGTGATAAGAATATTACTGGTATTTCcacctctgccatggacagagcaggtAGTAACTATGGGAGGAGGGATTAGGGTTGGGGTGTATCTTTGCATAAGGAGTGTATTTACTAAGAGGTTATTTTAAGTCCCACTTTGCTAACTTACATGATCCAGTTGAGTAtatgaaaaagtaaaattaaaggGTAATTTGAAGTTTTAAGGCCCCAGTTAGGAAAGGAGTGACATCACTATTGATCCATAGACCTGAGTTTTGGATCTGTGTAGCTGAGTGTATTTCTATGAGAATTGCATTCTTACAGATCCATTTAGTTATGGTTTGGCTCTTTACAGTCTCAGAAATTGACATCTAAAGTAAGCTTTATCTGTGGCTTTTATTTGTCAAAGGTGTCAAATTGTGGATTTGACTGCTAAAAAGCTAGAATTTGCATTCCTTTCAGTTAAAGTTGTGACTTGCAGGGGCTTGTGAAGGCGAAAAGCCAAGTTCACTTTGGCCTGCTCACTTGCAGCTCCAGATTAGAgctggctcctgcccagggatgctgacATAGCTGGCATGAAGGTGAGAACAGCAGTGGGGGGATGCAGGACACATGGATGTTGAAAAGCAGCTTTTCAGTGCATTCAGTGAACttgctgctgatttttttaGAGCTGGTAACATCACCCCTCTCTCCCTGAATTAAGAAGTTAAATACGCAAGAGCCTTACTTGTTATATAAAACAATATCTGGCTTCCAGATCTGGCCAGATGGAACTCGGATGAATTCAGCACCTCCATAGTCTGCTGGATTCCACCGAAGCTTGTAATCATTCCAGATCTAATTATGGTAGAAATGAGTCCATGTTAAGTTTGTGAAGAAACTGAAATTTGGTGGACTAGATCTGAACCAAGTGCTGTCATATCACTTCTTGGGTTGATTGATTTTGGATACTACAGTGTTTAGATATTTCTTTAACAAACACATATGTGTGGTGTTTGTTCATATGCAGATTGTAGGGGGGCCTAGATATCTAGATGTTATATACATCTATGACTTAAACATATGTGGCTGTCCCAGGAATGCCTACTTAGTAGCTGGAACAAGCTGAAAGAAGGAATAAGACACTCTCTTTTCAGAGAGTGTAGGATTGTAATAATAACTTTGATCTCAAAAAAACAGGTTTCTATGGAACAGTGGAAACAAGTTCCTGGAGGCTGGTGGCACAAGTTGTGAGCATCAGTTGAGGGTCAGAGAGAGCTCCAGCCTGTAATGGCTCAGGTAACTGCCTTTGTCATTAGCACTTGTTAAACCCCATTATAACGAACTTGAGTATCAAGCTAAAGGTGGGAACTAAGTTAGTTACTAAGCTGACTGCAACAGTGAGcaactgcatttttaaaaagcctttttaaCATGAAGTACACATTTTTCGTTTGTTGTGACTTTACGGGAGCTAACCAGCACCAAGTGGCGCTGTGCGCGACCTCCGAGCCGAGGTGCTTCCTTTGCATTGTCTGCCAAGGCAGCGATTTGGAATTTCTAGAGCAAAAATCTTGTATTTAGCGACTGCAGCAAGTGTAGCAGCCTTGCTCTcctcccgtcccgtcccgtcccgtcccgtccctcCCCGTCCCCGCTGCTCCCGTTCTGTCCCCGCCtgccgggcggggcggcggccgcTGGGGGGCAGCAGCGCCCCGGGGAACGGCTCGGGCGACGCCAGCGGCGCGGAGCGGGGCAGCCGGGTCTGCTCTCCCGGCCTCCTGTGCAGAGATCCTGCCTAAGGATGCTCTCCCGGCCTCCTGTCCAGGGCGGCTGTCCCGGGATGCGTCTGTGCCCCGAAGGAGCCGAGCCTGGCGCCGACCCCGCAGGCCGGACGGCTCTTGCGGCCCCGGCGGAGCGGGGAACACTCCCACCCCGGAGGGGCAGTGAGCTGGTGCCCTCTGGGCTGTCACTGAGCGCTACTTACGTGCTTCAGCCACAAGTTGGTTTCCATTATCTGGTTGACCTCGTCCTGGAAAAGAGAGGTGTGTCGGGAGGAGCGCCGGCCCTGCCGCGTTGCCCGGCGGGGCGGTACTCACCACCTTCACCAGCTGCGACATGGACACCTCGAACTGGATGATGACGGGGTCCGAGACGTTCTTGACGGGGCGCACGAACTGGTTGTAGCTCTCGAAGAGGGCCGCGTAGAGCCGGTGCTCGGCCTCGGAGCCGCCGCAGCCTGCGGAGGGCACGGGGTGAGCTTGGGGCCAGCCCCGTGCGGGGCAGGGCTCCTGGTacggccctggctgctcccagccccgagcggggcagggctgtcccggttctgccctggctgctcccagccccgagtggggcagggctgtcccggtacggccctggctgctcccagccccgagcggggcagggctgtcccggtaccgccctggctgctcccagccccgaGCGGGGCAGGCCTGTCCCGGTacggccctggctgctcccagccccgtgcggggcagggctgtcccggttctgccctggctgctcccagccccgagcggggcagggctgtcccggtaccgccctggctgctcccagccccgaGCGGGGCAGGCCTGTCCCGGTacggccctggctgctcccagccccgtgcggggcagggctgtcccggttctgccctggctgctcccagccccgagcggggcagggctgtcccggttctgccctggctgctcccagccccgtgcggggcagggctgtcccggtactgccctggctgctcccagccccgagcggggcagggctgtcccggttctgccctggctgctcgGCGGCCCTGGGCGctgggcagagccccagcccctcctgagcGGGCAGCACTGTGCCATGGGGCATTCGCTTGGACTGCGAGGAGAGCAGTGAAAGGTAATGCTACGGCACGGGTTTTCTAACACACGTCTGCAAATGAGTTAAAAAAAACAGTTTCGGGGAATTACTGAGGAACTTGGGATGCAAAAGCTCTTTCCCCTCACAGTCCCAGTCCCCCAAACCTGGCAAAGCCACAGGGATGTGGAGCAGAGGAAAGTGTAGCCCAACAGACCAGGCCTCTGGTAAGGTGTAAGAAGCCTTGCAGTAGAAAATGAGAAGTTTGCTTTCTAGTCTGAGTCATGATTGCATGAGTACAGGGAGGATAATGAGGATAATGGCCTGCttcttgaaatatatttttaaaaggatcAAAATTTGATTAACTGTTACATTCAAAGACTTTTCAGCACACTCAAAGAAATCTGCTATTTACCCCTTTATTATTCTAAGTAGTTTTTATTTATAATAGATTCCTGTTGTCCTTTTGCCACTCATAAATTCAGTTCATCCTACCCTGTGGCCAACAAAAAAGCTGCAAACTGAAATTCTTAAACAACAAGGTACTTGACCTGTTTCAGCATGAGGTGTGAGAACCTGTAATTTACACTGCAATTTTACTATCAATCTAGGCAATAACCATCCGGACACTATTAGAAGTCAGTGGCCTTTTATCTTTAGGGGGCTATCTCTTAAACTCTCTTCTGGACAACAATTCCAACTGAAACACCAGAAAAATTGTTTTGTCATTAATGTCATTATGCAAATTTGACAAAGGCACAAACTGAAGCCTGTCGAACATATTCTACAGTTCctttgaaacagaaatatgGATATATATGAAATATGAATATTTGCAAGGACACATTTTCTGCCTGTTGTTTTTTAGTAGAAAAAGAGAGGAGGCAGAATTATCTGCAGGTGACGGACTACACAAAGCAGGTGTTACTTTTGAATCTCTGAGACCTCACCTCTCCCTAAGACAAGGGTTCCCCTCATGTTAAACTATTCAGCTAAAAggtcttttgtttgcttttggttttgtttggttgatttTAACCCCTTGTGCCTTTTCTTGTTCACTTGGAGTAcaattttgttttcagattAGTGAAATCATTCAAGTCAATTTGCTAACTAAAAAATGAACACTTTTTAACTGCCAGTCTTGCCCATATTACTTCTTGATATCTTCTATCTCTTAGATTGAGATTTCCTGGAATAAATACCCCCCAGTCTTTTaggtaaataattttaaatctagATCTTAACAACTATTATAGTCAATCCCAAACTGCCAGCCTTTTTACATGGTACCAGCACTCTAATTAAATCTAGCATCCACTGTTTCTAGAGAAGAAACAGTGCAttcatgtgggttttttttgtttaactaTTTTGTGCTTTCCCTATCTGCAGAGAGATGTGCTGTTTGCAGCACATACTTAAAGCTCTTTAATGTTGTCACTTTCTTATCTTCTCTGCAATATGTGAAACCACACCTTTACGTGTGAGGTGCTTTTCCTTCATGTTAAAATGGCTTTATGTGTCCTGTTTGGCATTTTCAATCAGGACTACTTAACTACTTTGCAAGGATAAACTTAAACATCCCCCCCCCACTGAACAACAAGCTATGTAACAGAAAGAGCTGCACCACAATTCTGTACATTTGCTCCTTAGGTTGGAGAGTGCTTCTGCACTTCTTAAAAACAATTTGCACCAAAACCATCTCCTGCTCCCCTTTTCACCATCAAAGAATAAAAGATTAAGGATCACTCTTCCCCTGCCTTCACCATCAAAGATTAACAGATTAAGGATCACTCACCTTGACAGAGAAAGCAAACAGCAGCGGTTAGAAGGAGAGTGTTCAGGCTCTCCATGGTGCTGTGAATTACTGCCTGTGGACAGAGGCTGTGGAGGATGAGCTGCACTGCCAGGactggaggagcacaggcagcagggagggctcgGCTCCCCCGATGCATGAAATGCCTGCGAGCAGCAGGCGGCAGGaccctgagcacagctctgcgCACTGAGCTCCCATTAGCTTTGCTATGCTGCCCCCTTTCAAGCTACCCAGGCTGTCAGAGCTTTGGGAACGGCAAATAAAGTGCAGGAAAAACAGATGTTATTGTAGGCAAAGAGCAGTCTTCTGGCACAGATAGTGGGTGAGAGTCCTCAAAATGGTGCATAAATGAGCTCGGTAATCTGACAACACTGAAGAGTTTTCCAGCCAGCTGCTATACAGGATCCTTATCTATCAGAAGATCATGCCAATCTGCTAGGGGAAGTTTAATTAATACAAATCTTGTAATTGAATTGTTCTGAAATGAATATCAACATTAGGGATGCCTGATTTAGCAGTGAACTGAGATCATGGGACCTGATTTCCAATTAGGCTGTTGACGTTTTTTCCCTGCTTGTGTCTCATCTCGCAAGAGGATGTGCTGGGTGCCTGACCATGTGAAAAGGATGTGCTATTCCCAAGAGTAATTAAAGGCATGTGCAATTGGTGGGATCTGTGCCCAGAGTGGTAAACAGCAGCTGGGATCTGGCAAGAATCGGGGGGCTTTGAATGGAAATCAGACTTGACCAAACCCTTGAGAATAACTGTCTTTGGACCATTCCTATTTTGTAGATTAGAAAGGTGAAATTTGAGAAGAGGAATATGAGCACAGGATCCCAACTTTATCCCACAAGACCTTATTGTTCATGAGAAAGGACACTagaaggaaggaggagctgTTTGAAGTTCCATAAAATCATGATTTGCAAAGTGAGGCATTTCCTAGGTGCCCATCAGCTTTCTTGTTAACTTACAGGTCACCTTTTGCACTGCCCTCCCTATCTGAAATGGCCAGGTGATGCAAGGCTCGTGCAGTGGCTGTTGGATGCATCTGTGTGAAAGGAAGAAGAGGGGAGACAACAATATGGGATTCTGCCCCCGTTTTTAGAACTGTTGGGAAGGAAGCCCTGTGGGACAAGGGCTGCAGCTATAGGTGCTTCACTGTCTGCCCTTAGGGAAGGGTAACAATGACCCTGTTTGGTGCTGTGTTCAGAGGTAGCAGTGGGAGAAAGAGTAGCAGACTGGGTTCAGTTCTTGGCACTGAGCTTGTTTATCCTGTTAGCCCTATCTCTCAGAGCATCATCATTCACTTTGTCGCCAGACACATGCTCTTATGATAATTTctgtaattctgttagtgtggAGGAAATAGGCTTTACTGTccatttgattttatttattttttctttccagaggACTCAGCTGCTTGGTCTTTTAGCTTAACCCTTTGTGGATACTTTTGGTTTTGCATTTCCAAGGCATTGAGGCTAAATGGTTTGCCTTTCTGTCTCCCTGCTATAAGCAGCATTATAACTGAgaattttgtttgttctttttaatCCCAACTAGAAATGAGTTAAAGCTTCAAAGATCAGACCATAATTGGTGCTCTCTAAAAGTCAATGTTTAACCTGAATAATTTGGAAACACTGATCTGCAGAGGAAGCGAAGAGCCACAGCATCAAGAGATATAGATATTTTAGCTTAATTTGCCTAGTTACTGACATTTTCAGTGGTGTT
Above is a genomic segment from Agelaius phoeniceus isolate bAgePho1 chromosome 13, bAgePho1.hap1, whole genome shotgun sequence containing:
- the CHRNA3 gene encoding neuronal acetylcholine receptor subunit alpha-3; the encoded protein is MHRGSRALPAACAPPVLAVQLILHSLCPQAVIHSTMESLNTLLLTAAVCFLCQGCGGSEAEHRLYAALFESYNQFVRPVKNVSDPVIIQFEVSMSQLVKVDEVNQIMETNLWLKHIWNDYKLRWNPADYGGAEFIRVPSGQIWKPDIVLYNNAVGDFQVDDKTKALLKYTGDVTWIPPAIFKSSCKIDVTYFPFDYQNCTMKFGSWSYDKAKIDLVLIGSTMNLKDYWESGEWAIIKAPGYKHDIKYNCCEEIYPDITYSLYIRRLPLFYTINMIIPCLLISFLTVLVFYLPSDCGEKVTLCISVLLSLTVFLLVITETIPSTSLVIPLIGEYLLFTMIFVTLSIVITVFVLNVHYRTPKTHTMPVWVRTIFLNLLPRIMFMTRPASDEENNQKPKPLFTSEFSNLNCINGSESKCCKDGFACQDMACSCCQYQRTKFSDFSGNLTRSSSSESVDPMLSFSVLSPEMRDAIESVKYIAENMKMQNEAKEIQDDWKYVAMVIDRIFLWVFILVCILGTAGLFLQPLMAGDEM